A single window of Bradyrhizobium daqingense DNA harbors:
- a CDS encoding UDP-glucuronic acid decarboxylase family protein, which yields MPFESYKNSRILVTGGAGFIGSHICERLLDAGAEVVSADNYFTGSRRNIAHLIANPLFEAVRHDVTFPLYIEVDAIFNLACPASPIHYQRDPVQTTKTSVHGAINMLGLAKRLKARIFQASTSEVYGDPLIHPQTEDYWGNVNPIGIRSCYDEGKRCAETLFFDYWRQHGLPIKVARIFNTYGPRMQPNDGRVVSSFIVQALKDEPITVFGDGGQTRSFCYVDDLVEAIVRLMVTAEDVTGPINLGNNSEFTIRELAEKVIELTGSRSKLVFKPLPQDDPRQRQPDLAKAKAVLNWEPKVALEDGLKETIAYFKRSLEIA from the coding sequence ATGCCGTTTGAAAGCTACAAGAACAGCCGCATCCTCGTGACGGGAGGCGCCGGCTTCATCGGATCGCATATCTGCGAGCGCCTGCTCGATGCGGGAGCCGAGGTGGTGTCTGCTGACAATTATTTCACCGGCAGCCGGCGCAACATCGCCCATCTGATCGCCAATCCGCTGTTCGAGGCGGTCAGGCACGACGTCACCTTCCCGCTCTACATCGAGGTCGACGCGATCTTCAACCTGGCCTGCCCGGCCTCGCCGATCCACTACCAGCGCGACCCCGTGCAGACCACCAAGACCTCGGTGCACGGCGCCATCAACATGCTCGGCCTCGCCAAGCGGCTGAAGGCGCGCATCTTCCAGGCCTCCACCAGCGAGGTCTATGGCGATCCGCTGATCCATCCGCAGACCGAGGACTATTGGGGCAACGTCAACCCGATCGGCATCCGCTCCTGCTACGACGAGGGCAAGCGCTGCGCCGAGACGCTGTTCTTCGACTATTGGCGCCAGCACGGCCTGCCGATCAAGGTCGCGCGCATCTTCAACACCTACGGCCCACGCATGCAGCCCAATGACGGCCGCGTGGTGTCGTCCTTCATCGTCCAGGCGCTCAAGGACGAGCCGATCACGGTGTTCGGCGACGGCGGACAGACGCGGTCGTTCTGCTATGTCGACGATCTCGTCGAGGCCATCGTGCGGTTGATGGTGACCGCGGAAGACGTCACCGGCCCGATCAATCTCGGCAACAATTCCGAGTTCACGATCCGCGAGCTCGCCGAGAAGGTCATCGAGCTCACGGGCTCGCGCTCCAAGCTCGTGTTCAAGCCGCTGCCGCAAGACGACCCGCGACAGCGCCAGCCCGACCTCGCCAAGGCGAAGGCGGTGCTGAACTGGGAGCCGAAGGTCGCGCTCGAGGACGGACTGAAGGAGACGATCGCCTATTTCAAGCGCTCGCTTGAAATCGCCTGA
- a CDS encoding glycosyltransferase, with product MRPLRLAVMLEQALEVGGGFQQPLNDLLWLRDWASKSGNEIVVYSPDPRTLEILKEFGVTARLLKFGPLDHVFLFLKYCGPFDLVQIASKLKSPFERTLIRDGIDVVHFTSTSKRHLLLYELPFIITIFDGCHRDAPEFPEVRTFGEFERREILFGLASIKAAVVIVNAPELTDDLCRRYAMQRERAVCIPFSPSTYVSQSQPNADADAAVLTKFRLEPGYLFYPAQFWPHKNHVTLLAALALLRERGIIERLVLCGSDRGGRDKIDAAIRAYGLSDQISIIGFVESVELGALYRSAAALVMPSYFGPTNLPPLEAWAVGTPVIYPEAFKAQAGDAAILFDYDEPRSLAEAITALRTDGTRERLRAAGRLRLAQFTAETEAGRLQFARHLERLKHRLALTAR from the coding sequence GTGAGACCGCTGCGTCTCGCCGTCATGTTGGAACAGGCCCTCGAGGTCGGCGGCGGCTTTCAGCAACCGCTGAACGACCTGCTCTGGCTGCGCGACTGGGCGTCCAAATCGGGCAACGAGATCGTGGTGTACTCGCCCGATCCGAGGACGCTGGAGATCCTGAAGGAGTTCGGTGTCACAGCCCGCCTCCTGAAATTCGGCCCGCTCGACCATGTCTTCCTGTTCCTGAAATATTGCGGGCCGTTCGATCTCGTCCAGATCGCATCGAAGCTGAAATCGCCGTTCGAGCGCACGCTGATCCGCGACGGCATCGACGTCGTGCATTTCACCTCGACCTCGAAGCGGCATTTGCTGCTCTACGAGCTGCCTTTCATCATCACCATCTTCGACGGCTGCCACCGCGACGCGCCGGAATTTCCGGAAGTGCGGACCTTCGGCGAATTCGAGCGCCGCGAGATCCTGTTCGGCCTCGCCAGCATCAAGGCGGCGGTCGTCATCGTCAACGCACCCGAGCTGACCGACGATCTCTGCCGGCGTTACGCTATGCAAAGAGAGCGCGCGGTCTGCATCCCGTTCTCGCCCTCCACCTATGTCAGCCAATCCCAGCCTAATGCCGACGCCGACGCGGCGGTGCTGACGAAGTTCCGGCTCGAGCCGGGCTATCTGTTCTATCCAGCGCAGTTCTGGCCACACAAGAATCACGTGACGCTGCTCGCCGCACTCGCCCTCCTGCGCGAGCGAGGCATCATCGAACGGCTAGTGCTGTGCGGCTCTGACCGTGGCGGCCGCGACAAGATCGATGCGGCGATCCGTGCCTACGGATTGTCGGATCAGATCTCGATCATCGGCTTCGTCGAGTCCGTCGAACTCGGCGCGCTCTACCGCAGCGCCGCGGCGCTGGTGATGCCAAGCTATTTCGGTCCGACCAATCTTCCACCGTTGGAAGCCTGGGCGGTCGGCACACCGGTGATCTATCCGGAGGCGTTCAAGGCGCAGGCCGGCGATGCCGCCATCCTGTTCGACTATGACGAGCCGCGCTCGCTGGCGGAGGCGATCACGGCGCTGCGCACCGACGGCACACGCGAGCGGCTGCGCGCGGCCGGCCGTCTCCGTCTCGCGCAGTTTACCGCGGAGACCGAAGCCGGCCGCCTTCAATTCGCCCGGCACCTGGAAAGGCTGAAGCACCGGCTGGCATTGACCGCGCGTTAA
- a CDS encoding DegT/DnrJ/EryC1/StrS family aminotransferase: MTAPFIPVNTPLLDGNEADYLAECIRTGWISSEGPFIKRFEQAMAEAAGRRHGIAVTNGSVALEIAVHALGLPEGSEVIIPTFTIISCAAAVVRAGLVPVGVDCDPATWNMTVEGVEAVITPRTRAIMLVHIYGLPVDLDPVLALARKHDLKVIEDAAEMHGQTYRGARCGGFGDVSTFSFYPNKHVTTGEGGMILTDDDGLADRLQGYRNLCFQPQQRFVHEEFGWNARMTNLQAALGIAQVERLPRTVEIKRRIGRLYDEHLGGLNRIRRPVARTSYADNIYWVYGIVLNDDVPFDAKEAMRRLGEKGIGTRPFFWCMHEQPVLRRMGLMLDESHPHAEYIARRGFYLPSGLALTDDEIARSAEALKEILA, encoded by the coding sequence GTGACTGCGCCGTTCATTCCCGTCAACACGCCACTGCTCGACGGCAACGAGGCCGACTATCTGGCTGAATGCATCCGGACCGGATGGATCTCCTCGGAAGGACCGTTCATCAAGCGCTTCGAGCAGGCGATGGCCGAAGCTGCGGGACGGCGACACGGCATCGCCGTCACCAACGGTTCGGTCGCGCTCGAGATCGCGGTCCATGCGCTCGGGCTGCCGGAAGGCTCCGAGGTCATCATCCCGACCTTCACGATCATCAGCTGCGCTGCCGCCGTGGTGCGCGCCGGCCTCGTGCCGGTTGGCGTCGACTGCGATCCAGCGACCTGGAACATGACTGTCGAGGGCGTGGAAGCCGTCATCACCCCGCGCACGCGCGCGATCATGCTGGTCCACATCTATGGCCTGCCGGTCGATCTCGATCCCGTCCTGGCGCTCGCCCGCAAGCACGACCTGAAGGTGATCGAGGACGCCGCCGAGATGCACGGCCAGACCTATCGCGGCGCGCGCTGCGGCGGCTTCGGCGACGTCTCCACCTTCAGCTTCTATCCCAATAAGCACGTCACGACCGGTGAAGGCGGCATGATCCTCACCGACGACGATGGCCTCGCCGATCGCCTGCAAGGCTATCGCAATCTCTGCTTCCAGCCGCAGCAGCGCTTCGTTCACGAGGAGTTCGGCTGGAATGCGCGCATGACCAACCTCCAGGCCGCGCTCGGCATCGCCCAGGTCGAGCGCCTGCCGCGGACCGTCGAGATCAAGCGCCGGATCGGCCGGCTCTATGACGAACATCTCGGAGGGCTCAACCGCATCCGCCGCCCGGTCGCCCGCACCTCGTACGCCGACAACATCTACTGGGTCTATGGCATCGTGCTGAACGACGACGTTCCGTTCGACGCCAAGGAAGCGATGCGCCGCCTCGGCGAAAAGGGTATCGGAACGCGACCGTTCTTCTGGTGCATGCACGAGCAGCCGGTGCTGCGCCGGATGGGCCTGATGCTCGACGAGAGCCATCCGCACGCGGAATACATCGCCCGGCGCGGTTTTTACCTGCCGAGCGGACTTGCCCTGACCGACGACGAGATCGCCCGCTCGGCGGAGGCGCTGAAGGAGATTTTGGCGTGA
- a CDS encoding class I SAM-dependent DNA methyltransferase, which produces MTVFADYAPWYDLLYQDKDYAAEAAFVEACLRDHGVASGRLLDLGCGTGLHALAFARQGWNVAGIDLSHEMITSAKARAGQAGLSIPFRQGDARETGPERDFDAVVSLFHVASYQTSRDALTSMFRTAHTALKPGGVFFFDYWYGGAVLAQGVETRVKVIEQKPLRLTRIAQSDHDEQAATVTVNYTLFCEDMERATIRRIDEAHHLRYWFPFEIDAVLIASGFQPAAHAAWLTQDAPHTKSWAAYAIARKSITP; this is translated from the coding sequence GTGACGGTTTTCGCCGACTACGCGCCCTGGTACGACCTTCTCTATCAGGACAAGGATTACGCGGCGGAGGCGGCGTTCGTCGAGGCATGCTTGCGCGACCACGGCGTCGCCTCGGGCCGGCTGCTCGATCTCGGCTGCGGCACCGGCCTGCACGCGCTGGCCTTCGCCCGCCAGGGGTGGAACGTTGCCGGCATCGATCTCAGCCATGAGATGATCACCAGCGCCAAGGCGCGCGCCGGACAGGCCGGTCTGTCCATTCCGTTCCGGCAAGGCGATGCCCGCGAGACCGGCCCCGAGCGCGACTTCGACGCGGTCGTGTCGCTGTTCCACGTCGCAAGCTACCAGACCAGCCGCGATGCGTTGACGTCGATGTTCCGGACCGCGCACACCGCGTTGAAGCCGGGCGGAGTGTTCTTCTTCGATTATTGGTACGGCGGCGCCGTGCTGGCGCAAGGCGTCGAGACGCGGGTCAAGGTGATCGAGCAAAAGCCGCTGCGTCTGACCCGCATCGCGCAATCCGACCATGACGAACAGGCCGCGACCGTCACGGTGAACTACACGCTGTTCTGCGAGGACATGGAACGCGCCACGATCCGGCGCATCGATGAAGCGCACCATTTGCGCTACTGGTTTCCGTTCGAGATCGACGCCGTGCTCATCGCGAGCGGCTTTCAGCCCGCCGCTCACGCCGCGTGGCTGACCCAGGACGCTCCGCACACGAAGAGCTGGGCGGCCTACGCGATCGCCCGAAAGAGCATCACACCGTGA
- a CDS encoding CgeB family protein: protein MRILILNADYPRFLCWLYRRRPGLENEPYAAQMAARNASLFGVADFYSRNFAGLGHVAADIHVNNPWMRAAWARERGLAVTDPSPPGAPAARDAVPGWLQRAVAPFKPVLRPLARKVGLSPRLDAEAEKILLAQIEDFKPDLVLNQDLFHVDTRLARRIKQIGRPILIGQVGISPSRGEDWSVYDLMISQMAAVVDYFRQQGVRGEVVHLAFETGIRDILPPPPQDSFDVTFVGAVSADHQLRVAQLEAVARRYDLKLFGSGLQSLPSSSPLHRCYQGEVWGVEMYQALRASRITLNSHIDMAGREAGNARLFEATGVGAFLLTDFKDNLHTLFAPDREVVAWRDVDDCLALIDRYLADDAARLSIAKAGQARTFAAHTFRRRVEEILTHIG from the coding sequence GTGCGCATCCTGATCCTCAACGCCGACTATCCGCGCTTTCTCTGCTGGCTCTATCGCCGCCGTCCGGGTCTCGAGAACGAACCTTATGCGGCGCAGATGGCGGCGCGGAACGCCAGCCTGTTCGGCGTCGCCGATTTCTATTCGCGCAATTTCGCCGGCCTGGGGCACGTCGCCGCCGACATCCATGTCAACAATCCCTGGATGCGGGCCGCATGGGCGCGCGAGCGCGGCCTCGCCGTCACCGATCCGTCGCCGCCCGGCGCGCCCGCCGCGCGCGATGCCGTTCCCGGCTGGCTGCAACGCGCGGTCGCGCCGTTCAAGCCGGTGCTGCGGCCGCTCGCGCGCAAGGTCGGGCTCAGCCCGCGGCTCGATGCGGAAGCGGAAAAGATCCTGCTGGCGCAAATCGAGGACTTCAAGCCGGACCTCGTCCTCAATCAGGATCTGTTCCATGTCGACACGCGTCTGGCGCGCAGGATCAAGCAGATTGGCCGTCCTATCCTGATCGGCCAGGTCGGCATCTCGCCCTCGCGCGGCGAGGATTGGTCGGTCTATGATCTCATGATCTCGCAGATGGCGGCGGTCGTCGATTACTTCCGCCAGCAGGGCGTGCGCGGCGAAGTGGTCCATCTCGCTTTCGAGACAGGCATCCGCGACATCTTGCCTCCGCCGCCCCAGGACAGTTTCGACGTCACCTTCGTCGGCGCGGTGTCGGCGGATCATCAGCTCCGCGTCGCGCAACTCGAGGCGGTGGCGCGGCGCTACGATCTCAAACTGTTCGGCAGCGGCCTGCAATCTCTCCCCTCCTCCTCGCCGCTGCATCGCTGCTATCAGGGTGAGGTGTGGGGCGTGGAGATGTACCAGGCCCTGCGCGCCTCCCGCATCACGCTCAATTCGCACATCGACATGGCAGGGCGCGAGGCCGGCAACGCACGTCTGTTCGAGGCGACCGGCGTCGGCGCATTCCTGTTGACCGACTTCAAGGACAATCTGCACACGCTGTTCGCTCCCGACCGCGAAGTCGTTGCATGGCGCGACGTTGACGATTGCCTTGCCCTGATCGACCGGTACCTCGCGGACGATGCGGCGCGCCTGTCGATTGCGAAAGCGGGACAGGCCAGGACATTTGCCGCCCACACCTTCCGCCGGCGTGTCGAGGAGATCCTCACGCACATTGGCTGA
- a CDS encoding M10 family metallopeptidase C-terminal domain-containing protein, with the protein MATAVNVSATNNAEIDGLLSGYKWSGTITYSFPDAAGDYSNPYYGGSGEPTTSGFASTPTQIQTAINYAIGLILGYTNADIQYAGTNGADIMVAQSPAANPTAYAYYPGNYASGGDIWFGTQYNFSLAKLGNYYFTTALHELGHALGLKHSQEAGGPGNVAVPSAHDSSEYTVMSYRSYVGASTTGGYTNEAYGFSQTYMANDILALQTMYGADFTTQSSNTVYTWNPTTGQEFINGVGQLAPGGGVGGSANRIYETVWDGGGVDTYDLSNYTTNLSINLNPGAASLFSSVQLANLGNGHYASGNVYNAYLYNGDARSYIDNAIGGSGNDTLVGNAIANALNGGGGNDRITGGAGNDAINGGSGTDTAVFSGSRSNYLVSYNAATQTFTLTDQRGGAPNGTDTVTGVENFQFADGTLASSSLVPTAIEAFGSTGVMLSGGNYYLADLSTGAGPVLKYAGAAVIAAQYGTWSVIGAERVTGGGYDVVWKNSANAHYSVWSTDSTGNFIRTLAAAPEVLGSDASLQALEPTLQQDLNGDGTIGVPAVSGVTIEAFGSTKAVLSGGNYYLADVSTGAGPVLKYTGAAVIAAQYGTWSVIAAEKVTGGGYDVVWKNSANAHYSVWSTDSAGNFLRTLAAAPEVLGSDASLQALEPTLQQDVNGDGTIGVPAVSGVTIEAFGSTKAVLSGGNYYLADVSTGAGPVLKYAGAAVVAAQYGTWSVISAEQVTGGGYDVVWKNSANAHYSVWSTNSAGNFLTTLGSAPEMLGTDPALQTLEPTLHQDLNGDGTIGVTSVPVISGVTIETFGSTSAVLSAGSYYLNSISTGTGPTLKYGGAAVVAANYGTWSVIAAEQVTGGGYDVVWKNSANAHYSVWSTNSAGNFLTTLGSAPEMLGNDTALKALEPTLQQDLNGDGTVGAAPWTDGFVFNSDHGGSPSSSSHDVPDTMPGWVGAQTTPSSSALAAAPASQDATAQISLIDVLHALQDQGFLLG; encoded by the coding sequence TTGGCCACCGCTGTCAACGTCAGTGCCACGAACAATGCCGAGATCGACGGCCTGCTGTCCGGATACAAATGGTCAGGCACGATTACTTACAGCTTTCCCGACGCGGCGGGCGATTATTCCAATCCCTATTACGGCGGCAGCGGCGAGCCGACCACCTCGGGCTTTGCCTCGACGCCCACCCAGATCCAGACGGCGATCAACTACGCGATCGGATTGATCCTCGGCTACACCAACGCCGACATCCAATACGCAGGCACGAACGGTGCCGACATCATGGTCGCGCAGTCCCCGGCGGCCAACCCGACCGCCTACGCCTACTATCCCGGAAACTACGCCTCCGGTGGCGACATCTGGTTCGGGACCCAGTACAACTTCTCGCTCGCCAAGCTCGGCAATTATTATTTCACGACCGCGCTGCATGAACTCGGCCACGCTCTCGGCCTCAAGCACAGCCAAGAGGCCGGCGGCCCCGGCAACGTCGCGGTGCCGAGCGCGCACGACAGCAGCGAATATACCGTCATGAGCTATCGCAGCTATGTCGGTGCCTCGACCACGGGTGGCTACACCAACGAGGCGTACGGGTTTTCGCAGACTTACATGGCGAACGATATCCTTGCGCTTCAAACCATGTATGGCGCGGACTTCACGACCCAGAGCAGCAACACGGTCTACACCTGGAATCCGACCACAGGGCAGGAATTCATCAACGGTGTCGGACAGCTCGCGCCGGGCGGCGGCGTCGGAGGCTCGGCCAATCGCATTTATGAAACGGTCTGGGACGGCGGCGGCGTCGACACCTACGACCTGTCGAACTACACGACGAATTTGAGCATCAACCTCAATCCCGGTGCGGCGTCGTTGTTCTCTTCCGTGCAACTGGCCAATCTCGGCAACGGCCATTACGCATCGGGCAACGTTTACAACGCCTATCTCTACAACGGCGACGCGCGGTCTTACATCGACAATGCCATCGGCGGGTCCGGCAACGATACGCTGGTGGGCAACGCGATCGCCAACGCGCTGAACGGCGGCGGCGGTAACGACAGGATCACAGGCGGTGCGGGCAATGACGCCATCAATGGCGGCTCGGGCACCGACACCGCGGTGTTTTCGGGCAGCCGGTCCAATTATTTGGTCTCGTACAATGCGGCCACCCAGACGTTCACTCTGACGGACCAGCGCGGCGGCGCGCCCAATGGTACCGACACCGTCACCGGCGTCGAAAATTTCCAATTTGCCGATGGCACGTTGGCCAGCTCCAGCCTCGTACCGACCGCGATCGAAGCGTTCGGATCGACCGGCGTGATGCTGTCCGGTGGCAACTATTACTTGGCCGATCTGTCGACAGGTGCCGGCCCCGTTCTGAAGTATGCCGGCGCTGCGGTGATCGCAGCCCAATATGGCACATGGTCAGTCATCGGCGCCGAGCGGGTAACGGGCGGCGGCTACGACGTCGTCTGGAAGAATTCTGCGAACGCCCATTATTCCGTCTGGAGCACGGACAGCACCGGTAACTTCATCAGGACTCTCGCTGCCGCCCCTGAGGTGCTCGGGAGCGATGCGTCGCTGCAAGCGCTGGAACCGACCCTGCAGCAAGATCTCAACGGTGACGGCACGATCGGTGTTCCCGCAGTCAGCGGTGTTACGATTGAAGCGTTCGGATCGACAAAGGCGGTGCTGTCTGGTGGCAATTATTACTTGGCCGACGTGTCGACCGGCGCCGGACCCGTTCTGAAGTATACCGGCGCTGCGGTGATCGCGGCCCAATATGGCACGTGGTCAGTCATCGCCGCCGAGAAGGTGACCGGCGGCGGCTACGATGTGGTCTGGAAGAACTCGGCGAACGCCCATTACTCGGTCTGGAGCACGGACAGCGCCGGCAATTTCCTCAGGACTCTCGCTGCAGCCCCTGAGGTGCTCGGGAGCGATGCGTCGCTGCAAGCGCTGGAACCGACACTGCAGCAAGATGTCAACGGTGACGGCACGATCGGTGTTCCCGCAGTCAGCGGTGTCACGATTGAAGCGTTCGGATCGACCAAGGCGGTGCTGTCCGGTGGCAATTATTACTTGGCCGACGTGTCGACCGGCGCCGGACCCGTTCTGAAGTATGCCGGCGCTGCGGTGGTCGCGGCCCAATACGGTACGTGGTCAGTCATCAGCGCCGAGCAGGTGACCGGCGGCGGCTACGATGTGGTCTGGAAGAATTCTGCGAACGCCCATTACTCGGTCTGGAGCACGAACAGCGCTGGCAATTTCCTCACAACCCTCGGCTCGGCTCCCGAAATGCTGGGAACGGATCCGGCTCTGCAGACGCTGGAGCCGACGCTGCATCAGGACCTCAACGGTGATGGAACGATCGGGGTCACCAGTGTCCCTGTCATCAGCGGCGTCACGATTGAGACGTTCGGATCGACCAGTGCAGTCCTTTCTGCTGGCAGCTATTACTTGAACAGCATCTCGACCGGGACCGGACCAACCCTGAAATATGGCGGCGCTGCGGTGGTCGCGGCCAACTACGGCACATGGTCCGTCATTGCCGCCGAGCAGGTGACCGGCGGCGGCTACGATGTCGTCTGGAAGAACTCGGCGAACGCGCATTATTCGGTCTGGAGCACGAACAGCGCCGGCAACTTCCTCACGACTCTCGGCTCCGCTCCCGAGATGCTGGGGAACGATACAGCGCTGAAGGCGCTCGAGCCGACGCTGCAGCAGGACCTCAACGGCGACGGGACCGTTGGCGCAGCGCCGTGGACCGACGGCTTCGTGTTCAATTCCGATCACGGGGGATCGCCATCATCCAGTTCGCATGACGTGCCCGACACCATGCCCGGTTGGGTTGGTGCACAGACCACGCCCTCGTCGTCGGCATTGGCCGCGGCGCCGGCGAGCCAGGATGCCACGGCGCAGATCAGTCTGATTGATGTTCTGCACGCTCTGCAGGACCAGGGCTTCCTGCTCGGCTGA
- the rfbF gene encoding glucose-1-phosphate cytidylyltransferase — MKVVILAGGLGTRIAEETSTRPKPMVEIGGRPILWHIMKIYSHHGFNDFVICLGYKGYMIKEYFANYFLHMSDVTFHLAENRMEVHRETAEPWRVTLVDTGEDTQTGGRLKRVLPYVANEPFFALTYGDGVADIDLGAEIAFHKAHGRRATVSVVRPAKRFGAVAIEGDRVVNFEEKPSDDGGWINGGFFLLSPSVGDLIAGDKTIWEREPMEQLARGDDLRAYVHPGFWHPMDSLRDRNFLEGEWAGNRAKWRIW; from the coding sequence ATGAAAGTCGTAATTCTCGCGGGAGGCCTGGGCACCCGAATCGCGGAGGAGACCAGCACGCGACCGAAGCCGATGGTCGAAATCGGCGGCCGGCCGATCCTCTGGCACATCATGAAGATCTACAGCCATCACGGCTTCAACGACTTCGTGATCTGCCTCGGCTACAAGGGCTACATGATCAAGGAGTATTTCGCGAACTACTTCCTGCACATGTCCGACGTGACTTTCCATCTCGCGGAGAACCGGATGGAGGTCCATCGCGAAACCGCCGAGCCGTGGCGGGTCACGCTGGTCGATACCGGTGAGGACACCCAGACCGGCGGCCGGTTGAAGCGGGTGCTGCCTTACGTGGCAAATGAGCCTTTCTTCGCGCTGACTTATGGTGATGGCGTCGCCGACATCGACCTCGGCGCCGAGATCGCCTTCCACAAGGCACATGGACGGAGAGCCACGGTTTCGGTGGTACGCCCGGCCAAACGCTTCGGCGCGGTCGCAATCGAGGGCGACCGGGTCGTCAATTTCGAGGAAAAGCCGAGTGACGACGGCGGCTGGATCAATGGCGGCTTCTTCCTGCTGTCGCCGTCTGTCGGCGACCTGATTGCCGGCGACAAGACGATCTGGGAGCGCGAGCCGATGGAGCAGCTCGCGCGCGGCGACGACCTGCGCGCCTATGTGCATCCCGGCTTCTGGCATCCGATGGATTCGCTGCGCGATCGCAATTTCCTGGAGGGCGAGTGGGCCGGCAACCGCGCCAAGTGGAGAATCTGGTGA
- the rfbG gene encoding CDP-glucose 4,6-dehydratase, whose amino-acid sequence MTDPAFWRGKKVFLTGHTGFKGAWASLLLRRLGASVYGYALPPTHQSALFVTARVADGIKHRLADIRDLPALRTAMAEAEPDIVIHMAAQALVRPSYEEPVETFATNVMGTVHVLEAARHLRSVQAILIVTTDKCYENTGTGAAFREEDRLGGNDPYSNSKACAELATHAYRHSFFNAEGAARIATARAGNVFGGGDWARDRLVPDAMQAFLAGEALRIRNPNSVRPWQHALDPVLGYLELVERLADDQRFVGGWNFGPDAASEVPVGTVVDHLIALWGDGARWTADPGPHPHEAAYLRLDCAKARSELGWRPRLDLVQGLRLTVDWYKALREGRDLRKISLDQLDQVAAQA is encoded by the coding sequence GTGACGGATCCTGCATTCTGGCGCGGCAAGAAGGTATTCCTGACTGGACATACCGGCTTCAAGGGCGCATGGGCTTCGTTGCTGCTGCGCCGCCTGGGCGCCAGCGTCTACGGCTATGCGCTGCCGCCGACGCACCAATCCGCGCTGTTCGTGACGGCCCGCGTCGCCGACGGCATCAAGCACCGTCTCGCCGACATCCGCGATCTCCCGGCCTTGCGTACTGCGATGGCGGAGGCGGAGCCCGACATCGTCATCCATATGGCGGCGCAGGCCCTGGTGCGCCCGTCCTATGAGGAGCCGGTCGAGACCTTTGCGACCAATGTGATGGGGACGGTGCATGTGCTGGAGGCCGCACGGCATTTGCGCTCCGTGCAGGCGATCCTGATCGTCACCACCGACAAATGCTACGAGAACACCGGCACTGGTGCCGCCTTCCGCGAGGAGGATCGTCTCGGCGGCAACGACCCCTACAGCAACAGCAAGGCCTGCGCCGAGCTCGCAACGCATGCCTATCGGCACAGCTTCTTCAATGCGGAGGGCGCCGCACGCATCGCGACCGCGCGCGCCGGCAACGTCTTCGGCGGCGGCGACTGGGCGCGCGACCGCCTGGTGCCCGACGCGATGCAGGCGTTCCTCGCGGGCGAAGCGCTGCGGATCCGTAACCCCAATTCGGTGCGGCCCTGGCAGCACGCACTCGATCCCGTGCTCGGCTATCTCGAGCTGGTCGAGCGGCTGGCGGACGATCAACGCTTCGTTGGTGGCTGGAATTTCGGGCCTGATGCCGCAAGCGAGGTGCCGGTCGGGACGGTGGTCGATCATCTGATCGCACTGTGGGGCGATGGTGCGCGATGGACCGCGGACCCCGGTCCGCATCCGCACGAAGCAGCCTATCTCAGGCTCGACTGTGCGAAAGCGCGGAGCGAGCTCGGCTGGAGACCGCGGCTCGACCTGGTTCAGGGCCTTCGGCTCACCGTCGACTGGTACAAGGCGCTGCGCGAGGGGCGCGATCTGCGCAAGATCTCGCTTGATCAGCTCGATCAGGTCGCCGCGCAGGCATAA